AACAGGACGAAGGTCGGATCATGGAGACGTGGATGTAACCATCCTCCTGTAACTGCCTCCCTGAAGCTCGGCCCCGCTTCGGCGGGGCCTTTTTTTATTTGACCACGCGAAGGTGGCCACGGCGAACCAGCTCGACGGCTTCCGCATGCATCGCCTCGGCCTCGTCCCACGTCGAGCAGCGCTCCTGATAGTTGTCGTGCTTGCCGCCGAACACCATCGTCTCGAACAGGACCGGCGGATCGGCGCCGCGAAAATTGTGGTTCAACCCAAGGAAGACGGTCGAGACGTGAACGTCGCGGAGGAAGGTCTCATCAACGCGCCACGGGTCGACGCCGTGCTGTCTCTTGAGGCTGAAGCGCTCGGCCATGGCGTTGGCCCATTCGATGGGGCTTTCGAGCCTGACAGGCGTGTGGCCGATAAGGCGGTAGCAGCCAAGCAGATTTAACGCTTTTGACAGCGCGTCGACATGCTCGATCTCGATCCGCTCGATATGCGGGAAGTGGAGAATGTTGTCGTCGTCGGGCATCTTGGATCAGCTCCCTTCGCCACCCGGCTCCTTTTTCGGGAGGCGCTGCGCGGTCTTCAGCGCTTCCTGCAGCAACAGCAGGGCGTCGTCCGTCCTGCCGTGCCGCAGCCTCGACAGCCCGCTGACGAGCAGGCTATCGAGACGATCTGCGAGTTCGTCGATCTCTTCCTGCTCCGTCATTCCTCTTCCTCCAACCTCCCGAACTGGGCCAGCAGCGTGCGGCGCCGCTCGGCGCCGGGGCTAAGGTTCTGTGAAAGGTTCATCGTCCGCGCGACCTCCATAATCTGGGCGAGCTGGCTGTGGGCCTCCTGAAGCGCGTCGAGCAGCTCAGTGATGCTCGACATCGGCCCATTGAGAACCTTAACGGCCTTGCGCGTCGCCTCCTCCTGCCGACGGATCAGCGCGTCGTTCAAGGGTCGCTTCTCCGGAAAGGCGTGCGGGTCGATCTCGCGGGCCGCCTGGGCCACAGCTTCGTCTCGGTCGGTAGTCTTCATTTCCCCGTCCTCCTAGAACCATGTGCTTTGATCTCCTTTGATGAGTAAAATGCTCCCCCGCGATTATCGGCGCGCTCCTTTCTTGGCGTGGCCGTTGCGGCCTTTTTTCTTCGCCATCGTCTCCTTGTAGGCTTTCCACTCCCCGCGCGCCTGCGGGATCGCCGCCTCGTAATCCGGCTTCTCTGTGCGCACGAGGTCGTATCGAAAGCCCATCGCCGCTGCCATTTTGGCGAAGGTCGCGTGTTGCGGCCGCCTTGTTTTCCCGTTGATAAGATTTTTCACCGTCGAGGTCGCGAGACCGCCCAGCACGGCGAGGTCGCTCTCCTTGATCCGCTCCTTGTTGAAAATGCCCCGGTAGCGGTCGCATTCCGGATCGCGCTCGACAGCATTGTAAACGCGCGTCGCCCAGACCATGCGCGAGTTGTGACCGATCTTAACCATGGGCCGGCGCCTCGATTGCGGTGCCGTTCAGCGCCTTCGGCGCGAGCTTCGCCTTCGGCTTCTGCGCGGCCTTTCTTGCCTTGGCGAGCGGCATGTATTCGCCCGAGCCGGACGGCCCGGTGCGCTTGATCAGCTTCTGCTTGGCCATCTTGTCGAGGATCGGACTGACAGAGTGCGGGTTGCGGCCGTGCTCGCGGAACAGGTCTTTCAGTTGCGCGGTATTGAAGTGCTTGCGGCCACGGATGAAGCGGCGGATGTCCTCGGTGCCGCTCGATTCGTGCCCGCCTGGCTTGGCGTGCGCCAGCGCCTTCACGTCAGAGCGAGCGTAGTTGCTGCCAGCGAGCTTTTTCAGCAGACCTTTCTCGACCAGAACCTTCGCTGCAGTGTAGCAGGACGCAGGCGAGCGACTGTTAGCGCGGAAGTGCGCGACGGCTTCCTTGATCGGGAACGTCGGATGTTCCATCGTCCATTCGCCAAGGAAGTCCTCGGCCTTGACGTCGTGCTTCTTGTTGCCAGCGAAGGCGAGCGTGTCGGTCACCAGCTCATGGCCGACGACTTTCAGGCCCGCCTGCTCCATCTTGACGAGCATCGCGCCGAGTTCGGGCACTTCGCATTCGGAAATGACCCTGAATTTGTAGATTGCTGGTACTTGCTTTCGTGCTGCCATTGGCGGTTTCCCTCACTGTTGGAACTTCATGGTGGCCTTGCCGAGGGCGGCCTCGACCTCGGCGAAGCTGTGGCCGGCGCCCGCGCGCATCCCGGTTTTGATCTCGTGCCACTCGCCGCTCTTGTCGAATGGCGGCGCGAAGATCACCCAGGCGTCGCGTTCATTGAACCGGATCAACGCAGCGATGCCCTGCTCGGCGCGGCGGATAAGCCAGTGCCGCAGGGCGGGATCGCGATGGGCGTCGGGGTGCTTGGGATCAACCCAGATCTGAACGACCTGAATGTGTTGCGGCTCGCTGCCGTCGTCCGGCTTGATCGTGATGAAGTCCGGCATGAGATCGAGCACGTAGTGCGATCTATCGGGGCGGGACAAATCGGCGGCGTCGTCGTTGACGAGCCAGCGGCAATTCCAGAGCGCGCACTCACGCGGAAATCTCGCAGTGCGATATATCGTGCAGCCCTTGTGGAATTTCTGGAAGCGGCAGGCGGTGCCCGCAGGCTTCGAAAGCGAAACCACGGGGACCAATTTACAGCAAAGCTGACACTCACCGCATTGCCGCATGACAATGACGCTCACCCGATTAGACGTTCACCACACCACGGCTTGCTCGGCAGTTTTTGATTCTGCTCTTGGTTGCCGTTGATGACACTTCCCTTACGGAATTGTGGCTGTTGTGGGCCAGCTGTCCGCAAAGTTTTCGAAGTGCGTTTTTATTTGCGTATCGCAACTGTCGGAAGCGACAGTTGACACGCCGATCACGGCTCGATGAATCCATTGCGCCGCGCGATCGCTATCGCTTGCGTGCGGTTGATGGCGTCAAGCTTGCGCATGCTATTGCTGACGTGCCATCGGACCGTCCGCTCGCTGATGTGGAGTCGTCCGGCGATTTGATCCGTCGTCAGGAACATTGCCGCCAGCGTCAGTATCTCGCGCTCGCGCTCGTTCAGCGGGTTTTCGATTTCGACAGAGGCGCCGTCAATTTGCATGATGCGATCAAACGCATATTGCGCCGACAGGTGCAGCGCGGGCCAAAAATCGTCGGACAAATGAAATTCTGCGCCGCCAAACCAGATTTGCCCGAGCCGACCAAGGCGCCTTGAATTGACCGGAATCACAACACCGTCGACCAAACCAGCCTCGCGACATGCCTCCACAGCTTTGACTGCGCGAGGCTCGCGCTCGGGATCGAACGGCGCCTCCTTCTGCCAGCGAAAGGGAAAAAGCGCGGTGCGGACTTTACGCATCGCCGGATCGTCCTTGACGTAATCCTGCTCGGTGTAGTGCTCGATAAAGCCCGCAGGAAATCGCGAAGCCAACGTCACCTCATTGAAGCTTTCCGTGGCCGACGGGAGGAAACTGAGGCAATAGTGCGAAATGCCCTCATCATTCAGCATGCGCTCCAGCGCGCGCATGATTTCGTCCGCAGACGAGAGCTGACCAGCGTGCTCAAGAAAATAGTTCGCGCGGCGCCAAGGCATCAGAAAACTTTCCCAACATGATTGAGGCTGTTGTGGGCCAGCTGTCCGGAAATCTGAAGATGGGGGAAGTCCCCACTCTTGCCGATGTTTAATGTTTGCGCCTGACGGCTCGGATGTCGTCCGCTGCCTTCTCGACCATATCGGCCAAGCGATCCCAGTCGACGCGACCCTCCTTTACGATCAAGCCATAGAGGGGAATGCTGCCGTCCACAGCGTCGACAATTTCGGCTTTGACCAGGTAGTCGAGAGTGTCGCGCGCGACGCGGCGATCAATTGCCAGCTCTTTCGCAATCTGGCTGACGTTGAGCCGTTTGCCTTCGCCTTGCGGATCGTTTGCGGCGATCGAGAAAGCGACCAAGTGGTCGGTCGTCATCGCGGCGGGTGAGTGGTTGTTGCGCCGGTAGCCAGCGTGAATGAGGCGCACCCAGTCGATGGCCAATCGCGCGAGGATCGAGACCACCTTCAGCTTGGTGACGTAATCGGGCGTGCGAGGAGAGGCTTCCATTTGCAACCCTCCTTACGGTTTCGCGCCCGCGCCGTTCGCGCCCCACAGGCGCCCACACGCGCGTTTGGGCGCTCGCGGCGCCCGTACCTGCGTCAATTTGCGTAAACCCCTGTGTGGCCCGGAGTTTCCCGGTAAACGCGAAATAAAACGGCCACCGGGTAGCTGTTCCTATCCCGGGCCAAAAAAGCCCGCCAGAGCGGCGGGCTTGTGGTTTTGGCTTTGGGTTCCCTTACGCTGCGAACGGCAGGACCTGCGCGCCCTTGCGGATCGCGTCGAGCCGGTCGGCCCAGAACTGCATCAGCTCGATCCGCTCGGGCAACCTGTCGTCGCGGTCGTAGATCGCGCGGGTCGAGGCGTCGAGCCGATCCTGCTGCATCTCGACCAGCGCCGTCTCGAACCGGCGGCGCCCGCCAGCGACGCGCTCGCGGTTGAGCATGGTCGAGGCAGTCGAACGCCATCCGTGGCCACAGTGGGTGCCCTTATAGCCGAGATCGTGCAGCGCGTCGTTGATCGTGCCCTTCGCGATCCTGCCGCTCGACGCCTTGCGCTTGGCCGTGGCCGGACGATCCACGCCGGGAAACAGGAAGCGCGAGTGCCCGGTGATCTCCTTCAGCTCGCGCAGGATCGCGACCGCCTGCTTCGGCAGCGGCACGATATAGTCGTCCTTCGGTTTGTTGGTCGCGGCGCGCTCGGTCCGCATCTTGAGCTTGGCGAACGGCACGATCCAGAAGCCCGCGTCGAGATCGAACTCCTTCCATTCGGCCATCTCGAGTGTGCCCGGACGCACGAAGACGTAGGGCAGCAGCTGCAGCGCAAAGCGCACAAGCCTGCGTCGCCTTGGCGTACCCTGCGTGGCCAACGTCTCGTAGTCGTCGATCCGCTGCAGCAGATCGGCGAGGCCGGTCGCCTCGGTGATCGCGGGGCGGTTCTTGGTCTGGTGCGGCGCGAATCCTTCCGAGGCGCTGATGCCGTCGAAGGGCGAGACCAGCTGGTGCGGCCAGTGGTTGTTGGCGCGGCCCCAGCTGATGGCCTTTTGCGCCACTTCGATCAGGCGGCGCCGCGTCTCGAAATTGAAGTGCTTGAGCATCGGCTGAAGGTGGCGATAGGTGACCAGCTTGGTCTCGACGCTGCCGAAGCCAGCAATCTTGCCCTCGGGGCTGTCGAAGCCGTCGCAGAGATATTCGGCCATCTTCTTGTCGCGGCCGACGCTCGACGGCGCCATGTGCAGCCGCGTGTTGCGATAGGCCGTGATGGTATCAAGGAAGAAAGGGCCGCCGGGTTTCTCCTCGGGAGCGGCCTCGGCCTTGCGCCGCTTCTCGACCGGGTCGATCCCGGCCTTCACGTCCGCCTTGGCCTGCTTGAGCGCGGCAGCAGCGGCCTCGGCGTTGGTCTCGGGAAACGAGCCGATGGCGAACGTCCGGCGTGCGCCCTTGAAGGCATAGTCCCAGCGCCAGAGCTTTGCGCTGTTCGGCTTGACGAGGACGTAGAGGCCCTTGGCGATCTTTTGCTTGTAGCTCCTGGTCGCGAGGGGCTTCAGCTCCTCCACGGCCTTGTCGATTTCGGCAGCCGTCAGCCCCAAGCTGCCTTTCTTCCTGCGCGGCATTGCGTTGATCCTTTCCGGTCGGTACCGTGTTTCGGTACCGCGTTTTGCGTTGAAACCCCTCGAAAGGTTTCGAAGGGTTGTGAACGCCACATAACGAAATGTCCGGAGAGTTCAACATGTTGGCGGCCGGATTGAACGAATGCGGAAGCCAGCGAAACGTAAATAATGGCCTTCCTTATCCCCTTGTGGGAGAAGGTGGCGCGAAGCGCCGGATGAGGGGTTGCTTCCGCAAGCCCAACTGCACGAGAGTCGTGCGTGGAGAGGACCCCTCACCCCAGTGAGCCCCGCGTCTACGAGCGGAGATGCCCTCTCCCACAAGGGGAGAGGGCACAGCAGCGAGCAGTGCCCCTCACACGCCTGCGGGCACCTGATCCAAGAATCCCGTGATGCTCTTGATGCGGCCGTCTTTCAGCACGGCGAAATCGGTGCCCTTGATCGGGCTGTCGACGCCGTCGGGGCCGAGGCCCCAGGAAAAGCGCAGGTTCTCGCCATAGCCGTTGGGCTCGCCGATCAGCTTGAACCTGAACTCGGGAAAGCGCTGCTGCACGCCGGCGATCAGCGCGTCGACGCCGTCATGGCCGTCACCGCGCATCAAGGGGTCGACGTAGCTCGCATCCGCCGTCCAGTTCTCGCTGAGCAGTTCGCGCCGTTTGCCCGGCATGCGCTCGTTCCAGAGATCGATATAGCGACGGGCGAGGGTGATGTGGTCGGTCATGGTGGCCTCCTTCGAAAAGCGCCGGATGGTTCGGCTGTCCCTGACTATCGAAGGTTTGCGCGCGCCAATCGATTACCTCAGAGGTCATCGGCGCGCGCAATTTCGTCCAAGCGCGGCTTACTTCGCCGCAGTCACCATGATCTCGACGGTGTATTGCGGGGCGGCGAGCTTGGCTTCCACGGTGGCGCGCGCGGGTGTGTTGCCGGGCGACACCCAGGCGTCCCACACCGCGTTCATCTCCTGGAACGTCTTCATGTCGGTGATGTAGATCGTTGCCGACAGCAGTTTCGATTTGTCGGTGCCGGCCTTGGCGAGATGGCCGTCGATGGTTTTCAGGATGTCCTGGGTCTGCTTGGTCACGCTTTCGCCGGCGGCGTTGCTGGCGACGACGCCGGCGAGATAGACGGTGTTGCCGTGCACGACGGCCTGGCTCATGCGCGGGCCGGCTTCAAAACGTTGAATGCTCATCTGGATCTCCTGTTGGAATGGCGGCCCTGTCTAGCGCAGCGTCCTGTGCTCTGCCACCCCGGTGACGCATGCGTTGCCGGTGACGCATGCGTCGGCTGATGCATGCGGGGCTTAAAGCGCGATGAGATTGAGATTAATCGTCATCGTGCTTTAGGCTCTTGATTGCGCATGATCTTTTCGGAAAACCGCTTCGCACTTTTCCGGATCATGCTTTAAGGAAAGCGGCTGAAGAAGGCCCAGATCGTGTCGGCGCCGTCGATGTCGCCGTTCTGTGGGCCGAGCAGGCCGTTCGCGAGCTTTGGGAAATGCGCGTCGGGGAAATGCCCGGGCATGCGATGACCGCCGCCATTGACGCGATAGAGCATGACGTCGCGTCCTTTCGGACAGCGTGAGCCGATCTGCGTCACGTTGGACTCGTCGTGAGGATTCCTGTCGGGCAGATTGGTCGCCGCGGCATCATCGGCTTCGCAGCCATTGATGCTGCGCCAGAACGCCAGCGTCTTCGCGGTCGACCAGAAGCCGTCGGCGGCGAAATAGCTCGTGCCGCGGCCGCCGTCATAGGGGATCAACGGATCGACTGTGCCATTCATGATCAGCATCGGCAGCGGACGTGACGGATGGCAGGCGGCGGCCAATTCATCGGTGAGGTTCATGATCACGCTGGCGGCGGCCGCGAACAGATCGGCGCGGTTGCA
This region of Bradyrhizobium sp. CCGUVB1N3 genomic DNA includes:
- a CDS encoding RidA family protein gives rise to the protein MSIQRFEAGPRMSQAVVHGNTVYLAGVVASNAAGESVTKQTQDILKTIDGHLAKAGTDKSKLLSATIYITDMKTFQEMNAVWDAWVSPGNTPARATVEAKLAAPQYTVEIMVTAAK
- a CDS encoding site-specific integrase encodes the protein MPRRKKGSLGLTAAEIDKAVEELKPLATRSYKQKIAKGLYVLVKPNSAKLWRWDYAFKGARRTFAIGSFPETNAEAAAAALKQAKADVKAGIDPVEKRRKAEAAPEEKPGGPFFLDTITAYRNTRLHMAPSSVGRDKKMAEYLCDGFDSPEGKIAGFGSVETKLVTYRHLQPMLKHFNFETRRRLIEVAQKAISWGRANNHWPHQLVSPFDGISASEGFAPHQTKNRPAITEATGLADLLQRIDDYETLATQGTPRRRRLVRFALQLLPYVFVRPGTLEMAEWKEFDLDAGFWIVPFAKLKMRTERAATNKPKDDYIVPLPKQAVAILRELKEITGHSRFLFPGVDRPATAKRKASSGRIAKGTINDALHDLGYKGTHCGHGWRSTASTMLNRERVAGGRRRFETALVEMQQDRLDASTRAIYDRDDRLPERIELMQFWADRLDAIRKGAQVLPFAA
- a CDS encoding PHB depolymerase family esterase, with product MSWRVGIAVLVAVLLFAAPARADTIDVNGVTRTFIMMPAPTKPAPLVIVLHGKTQRGADMVTRTSWPLIARRDSFALVFPDGLNNAWADARPDARRAGRGPPEGTDDIAFIAALVDKLVKDGTADARRVYITGISNGGAMTMTLACNRADLFAAAASVIMNLTDELAAACHPSRPLPMLIMNGTVDPLIPYDGGRGTSYFAADGFWSTAKTLAFWRSINGCEADDAAATNLPDRNPHDESNVTQIGSRCPKGRDVMLYRVNGGGHRMPGHFPDAHFPKLANGLLGPQNGDIDGADTIWAFFSRFP
- a CDS encoding nuclear transport factor 2 family protein, producing the protein MTDHITLARRYIDLWNERMPGKRRELLSENWTADASYVDPLMRGDGHDGVDALIAGVQQRFPEFRFKLIGEPNGYGENLRFSWGLGPDGVDSPIKGTDFAVLKDGRIKSITGFLDQVPAGV
- a CDS encoding LuxR family transcriptional regulator — translated: MPWRRANYFLEHAGQLSSADEIMRALERMLNDEGISHYCLSFLPSATESFNEVTLASRFPAGFIEHYTEQDYVKDDPAMRKVRTALFPFRWQKEAPFDPEREPRAVKAVEACREAGLVDGVVIPVNSRRLGRLGQIWFGGAEFHLSDDFWPALHLSAQYAFDRIMQIDGASVEIENPLNEREREILTLAAMFLTTDQIAGRLHISERTVRWHVSNSMRKLDAINRTQAIAIARRNGFIEP